GGCGgatttcgaacccgcgacctccgaataAGTCGCACGTTCTAACCGCTAGGCTACAAGCGctgttaaggtggctcgctttccatacaaaaaacatctaccatttatttagtcaccgcacactacaactaaataaaaatatgcgcatacatctactatacattatccatcgtcgcagtattgaacgaaatacattgtttcatacagaaatcatggacaaatccatgtgaattttttattaattttacgaaaatgtgtgtgccaaattttgtgtacagacacagagctgtcatatttcgcgcatttttagttgacattgtcatcagtgacacttggctcttgacaagtaattatttaaagatattggtttacttaactcaagcagactcagaaaaaatgacgcattttgtcaataaagatacatatcgtgtatttcgacactgctagtgtaaatcgaaatggcgtctcggtcaaatgcaTTGACTATGAAACAGGAGATCTCCAGTTCGATTCCGGgctcttttttaataatttgaactttttttggatttattaagttttatttttattttttaatagaataaatattctattaaaaaagactcttactatatttctttcctattttttattttcatacaaaaatacattacaatctttattatgcctttgttgataaaataaaatattacacgtcaggtcaggtacataggtcatagtgtggcatagtattagtattagtaatgtgctgacttccttacatttactgagctagttgacctatgttattgttgtgtgaatgtttttcttcaacaactaaatagttatatatatgaatatgtatgtaggtatgtgggtagcttttgcacattgtaatttttcctcagtcacccgctgagctcagagaccacgaacgctgtagtgttcgaaacgtcgggataaattgtaaattcattatacacgatttaatccgttttcatagtttttatttcatgagtaactatcgcggtaactgaagacaatattaactaaatggttacaaataataattatcatcaatataatctgatccaggcaggcaattatggtcgcgcgataaatgataaaacatctggccgtccctataatcgcacttactaatagtgcaacagggacggcctgatattttatcgtctatcgcgcgaccatgcttcccgtgctgtactagctttagcccgcggcttcgcttgcgttagaaagagacaaaagtagcatatgtcactctccatgccttcaactatctccacttaaaaaacatgtcaatccgtcgctccgtttggccgtgaaagacggacaaacaaacaaacacaaattatctttggtgaaacaacgaattcttccacttcagattatagagtaaccagcttttcccatttataataaactagcttttgaccgcggcttcgctcgcgtaagaaagagacaaaaagtagcctatgtcactctccgtcccttcaactaaatccccttaaataatcacgtcaattcgtcgctccggttttgccgtgaaagacggacaaacaaacagacacacaccctttcccatttgtaatattagtatggatttgacattattatttatatttaaataattatatatgtatagcccaatttcgtcctaacagcgtgttatgtaatggcgtcgttggggaacaatcgtctgtcacgccgtgaaggtgcgttcgattcccaggattatataaactttttgtatttttttggatataaatttcgttttttttattgaccgagcaagaatggagagccgaaggtatcaattttgtcttagagaacatattgatttttttattgtcattttgattttctatttattaagttgagatataaaacacaacttttaataccctcgctaaatataatattttatcgaaatcactccttagataaaaaagtccacttgagtttttaaagcattacgttactcagttaactattgcattttcatttactaatttaagatttcaaaagcgatttgaatacccttgctccatcaaaaataaacaattagaaaaaaaaatcattcggatcgtagtttagaaactaaaatttatctatactttttggatttttttttaaatatcagattcggataattatgttagaacttctgagttcgacgaacaaaaaatagtgtcacatagtgttgtgttcctgccggtgagtaaggctgccagagctcaacgagggtgcggggtgctgacgacgggaggacttacggaactaatttgttccgtctattgtcctttgagtcgtcggcaacccaaaccctcctttgaacttgtacactcctttttgctgtgcatacgcagcaaaggggagtgtacaagtttctaatggggcggcaacgcgcaagcgacactcttcgagttgcaggcgtccataggttacggtgaccgctttccatcaggcggaccgtatgcttgtttgccaccgacgtagtattaaaaaaaaagagaaaaagtcctggattcgaacccagtacttccatgcaaatcatgggatggcacgtatttaccgcaaggctatttaaacaagctgtcaccgcgtgaaattatcgactagaaggaatacaaaaacactgtttgtatgtgtgagtggtacttaaaaatagtgtaaaatagtaaatttatttacattaaggggattaacgttacaatgagaagttgaatgtttgttgtaatacgttaattttaatattaaatgttcgcgaagcataattgaaagtatataaatgcctgtacgactccacaaaaaaaataagactggtaatttgcagattaacgccatctaacgcagcctgagcttcgggtaacctaggcgagccaccttaataaACAATAagcaatatcaaatgacatttttgccAAAAATCTAACCTTTACCGCCTACTCTCCAATTTAGTAGAATGTATTTACAAACGTGTGATTTGTCAactaaatagtaaataaaataaatacaaaacaaagTATAATTTCCACcgggaaataaatatataatgtaataatattGCTTACAAATCAATCTGTACCACACTTATTAGGTCAGCAATACGTTTCTACTGTTGACCGAGTGTAGGTACTAGTTGAAAAGTCGATATTGAATTTCCCAAGAGGTTTGATGAAAGGAAAGATAAGCTGTTTCGATATTAGACCATACATTTGCGATTAtaaaactacatacatacataaaattatgtcTGTATTCCAAAACAGTAGGCAGAGTATGAACATTTAGCAGACATTAACTAACGTCATGCTGCAGAATAACTctggaaattcccatacaaaaaaaaatgcgaaCTTTTCGCTGATACCTACAGACAGACGGTCTGGTGCAACCCGCAGTTACTCCCATAGtgtgtgttgtgggtactcaagaCTCGTCTCACCCGCCCCTTGCAAGAAAAAATACATGGTCGAACCCTCGCCGACTCGTCACCGTAATAAATGAACGGCACCCAACATAATTATACTTTGTAAAATTTTACATGACAAATAGAAGtaataagaatatcaaataaACTCCTCTATTGATTTTAGGTGTGCATTGACAACTTAATAATACATCTAAAATGACAATCTACCAGTATCAAGTGAATATCGAATTTATTGTCCGTAGCGGACAATTGAAAATGGAGtatcaataaaataataggGACTTTGAAAAGGACACGCCCATAAGAAAATCCTCTTTTAGTCAGTCATTTCTTCCGTATAAAACAAAAGTGAACTATATTTCACTCGACTAGTACAAATATGATCACTACAGTAATAAAATTAAGAGTGTTTTTCCAATGCACTTTAGAATAACTTGTATGCATTTTAGTTGTATGCTGCAATATATTATTCAGCTAAGACAAAGTCGTttgaaatgtaattttattataggtTTTAAGAACTAGGTTAAAGCAGAGTTAGCAGCAAATGTTGCTAAGCAAATATGTGTCCAAAAAAACATGGTCAACCTTTCGTATGCGCCTGTCAAAAATCCACCCTTGTATTACTAAAAGACCTACCCCTTTAGGGTTGTCCCCTCTAAAAACAACTATTCTGAACAGCTGACtgagggccgccatcttgccgagTAAATTAGTTCGGGCGAGGCAAACGTGCGCACATAAGTACAGACATTTTGCCTCGCGAGGCTGCTCGGTCAGTGTGGACCCTGAGTGTAAAACTGGCCTATTAAACGGTGAAAGAACTTAGTGGTAACCAATAACAACACATACAAGTCGCGTCACGTAACTTtagccacatctcggacactggcgatcaaatacatgaaagaggcgcgttcctagcacacattctaagctcgtgtaggtgaacgcgtaccatgcttctatgagtgagatatgCCAGGTtgactgtttgcgtttttgacaggcggtaactgtgaggtaaccgagagggggtaagCGGCGATTtctgcggggagcgggagtggccatactgtacgatagtactcttatTTATACTGTGCTTTAGCGCTGACCCACAAGGAGAAGTCAAAAACAGGTCTCTCAGGGGATTACAAGAGGCGAAAGATATGCGTCCCCATGCGCAGCTATCCCCTCCATATTTCACTCAGCGCTTAAGTTGCATGCCGCCTCTTGTAACAAGATATTATCCCTGTATGAACAGTTTTAGAGAAAAAgtgcttgaaatgtaaaaaacCAGCAAAGGCATGTCATTTTAACAAATTTTCGCTATAGCATGAGTGGGTCGCAATAAGCACGCAAAATagactaaagcctgaccagaaatatacgaatttcattagaactatttcctttaatactatactgaactgtcactgcaAACAGCACCCTCTTGACAAGTCATATATTTATGATCAGGTTAATATATTGAATCTTGCATGCAAGTATTTCTTTGAGTTATAAATGAGGCTTTTACCCAGCAATGACTGAATAAATAAAAgctatcataaataaataataaaataattaggaCTTGGTATGAcagaataataacaaaataaaagttGATCCACATTCATGTATACATAGTTAAGTTGATATTgatacactagcttttacccgcggcttcgcccgcgtaataaaagtattcattaagattttcatttggatccgtagggaccgtaggtttctctgtaggtatatttatctgcgattatttcgattgcacataatacttttgcttgcaatgattgtagaatattacacatcgaccacagcgtaggtaattctatatacgctggggaaacctttataaacatcccacatagcccgtatttcgacactatgatcggtgggtaaaaagtacttttttctattatcccttacaattttttacattttgcttatacttatcgcaaacgtaatcttcaagcaagcaaacaacgatcgtcttagagcacattgattgtaagagaccgccgaccgattatccgtatccctctaacgatacccatattatccgtatccgtatcgctatcgctatcgctatcgccatcgccatcgctatcgctatcgctatcgctatcgctatcgctatcgctatccctatccctatccctatcccttatcaagatgtttaatgatataacactttaagttctcgcgctttgtacacatatttaaagtcacatacaggtcgaacgcgattaattaacattatttttaccttttttcccaacgtttcggccaggttgcactggccgtggtcgcggaagactgacgtcccagcaaaatgtcaccggagatgtaaacaacacaaaactacccgatattaatttatataaatgttcggggtagacaaataaatataatctacccgcttttagttaatgtttatttcccaccgcacgacacacaaaaaaaaaaaaaaaaaaaggtaaaaataatgttaattaatcgcgttcgaccttatcaagatgtttaatgatttcttatcaagtgctaaaatataaagtttcatggttttatcttttaaaattaagaaatcccatacaaactttcaacctctttttcaaccccttcgtccctttttttcgaaataaaaagtagcctatgttctgtctcagggtctaaagattgtctgttccaaatttcatcaaaatcggttgcgtggtttaagcgggaaagcgtaacagacagacagacagagttactttcgcatttataatattatagtatatatagtatatatagtatatagtatagtataatatatataatagtatatagtatatatagtatatatatagtatggatagtatggatggatagtatggatggatggattaGAAACTGGTCAggctaagctaactttgcactGCATTTGCCATGAAAGTATGTCACACTGTCATTATTCAAATCAAAACATGAAAAGATTGAAATCTCAAATGATGATATTATATTGTTCAGTGCAAGTTTGCTTAGATTGACTTCAAGAAGCTTCCATCGAACCCACTTACTTCTTAGCAGCAGCATCTTTCAACAGGTACAGAACATGAGTTGGTGCGTTCCGGAGCTTCTCGGCAGTGGTGATGACCTTGGACAGGCCCTGTGCTGATGCCGATTGCTCCCCGAGTGAATCAATCAGTTTGCCCAGACTTTCTTGCACAATTCTGTGAAAATGTTAATATTGGTTAACCTAGATGTATTCACAATGTGCATAACAAAAAGATATTATAGGCATGACCAACTTTAATGACTAATGGTCTCTATGAACTAATTAATCTGGACTCTATGAGATTTAACATGAAAAATctcaaccttcaaatcaagagtgaacaggcatcttctgggtgagctcactccatcataggccatgtctttgcctttggctaatcTGTGGCCAAAAGTacacccatttataataataattaaaaaaggcTCACATATTGAGGGTAGCACCAGTCATGCACATAGCAAATAGTCTATTGTAGGATTACATTAAAAGACACATAACAGAAGGTATATGATTAAAAAGAGAGAAATGGATAAATCAAATAATATTGAATTAGGAAGACAGTATTTTGAGAAGTTTAGTCCACATTTCTGTTTGATTTAAGACATATTGCTACTACATAACATAACGTACTGATTCCGAATCTTAAATTGCTCATGCATtggttatcaaaaatatttcttttaaaTTCTAAGGTTTTTACATAAATTTATTAGCACATTAGGCCGTCTGTGACTGATATGTTCTAAGAATTTACTCTATATGAATAACAAATAAAAGGTAACATACATGTACGTAATTATAGAGAAAAATTCCGAGCATTAGCAATACAAAACTGTTCAAATCTTCCAATTTTAGTCAAGATCATTGCTTTTGACAAAATACGAACAAAATAGGAAGCAGTGGACCTTGACATCCTTCTAAAGGTGTGCCTCGGCTATTCAGACCCGTAAAAGGTCGAGTTTCTTTTATACAAGGACTCAGAATTCAATTAAGatcaattttaagttaaatattaCCTCACTGTCCGGACATCACCCTGGCACCCCGGAGGTATTAAAGTATAATCTACTTTGGTGATCTCATCTTTGAGCATATCGTTTACCGGTATCATCGACTCCATTTTTAATAGTTCACTTTAATATACAAATccgatttaaataaattacaaaaatcacAGACACCCGCAATATGCAAAATCTTCGTCGACTGGCGCATTGGTGTTGCTGTGCCATGCAAATTTTGATTAAGTAGGCGGTTTCAAGGCGGTTTCGGTGTGGCCGGTTAAAGTTAAAATGAAATcgattttgtattttgattttattatttgtgtttatCGTCTTCTAAAAgatataaaaatcaaaattacaTATTCCTATTATGGAATAATTctcactaaattttaattttaaagagattgaaatatgaaaaagtgttcagtatttaaataagtttagTTTCTAATAACATTTTACCTCGAGTCCACAATATTCTCTACGGTTTCATGATGTTTCACGAAATTCATATTTCAGTGTATTCTGGGGTGTGTGGTGCAAAGTCGATTCCCAGACGGTGCTGCCAGCCTGCTTCTAATAGGTTTCAGACAATTTTAGACAGATGGCGTTGTGTTAAGAAGCCAATTTGAAAAAAGGTAGGTAGGGATTTTTAACAATATAAtttcaataattaaaattacctaactaaataaatgttttcatgcattatttatttactgacTTCTTAATCATTATttcaaagagcattgaatcactacgtatTATTTGTCGAATTTTCTCTTGCTATCCAGATACTGGCTGAATGTAAAATACAGTATGTTGGTAGAATTTCGaaattcaaataaattaattgGTTAAACAAATATTTGGATTTGATCAGTCATTAAAAATCTTCCGTACGATGAACGTGTATTAAcagaaatcaacatttttacatttttttatattattttatgaagCCACCGGGGAACTGAAAtcttagtattttatttttggacgTCTAAATTTTAAGTGAAATCAATATGAGGGAAATTGTCCATATCCAGACTGGACAATGCGGCAACCAGATTGGTGCTAAGGTAACAATTCTTCTTAGTATTTTATGTACTTATCTTATCACGCTGCATCCATTTAGTTGGCTATTCTTTCCAACATGCTGAATCCCTACATGTTAGGGCACACCTTCACTTTATACAGGACAGAGGACGCGACTTGCTGTATCTATCCCTAAAAGATCTCGTAACTTcaatcgtatttttttttcagttctgGGAAGTGATCTCTGACGAGCATGGCATCGATCCTACGGGCGCCTACCAAGGCGACTCAGACCTTCAGCTCGAGCGCATCAATGTATACTACAACGAGGCTACTGGCGGCAAGTACGTACCCCGGGCCGTCCTCGTTGACCTGGAGCCTGGCACTATGGATTCTGTAAGAGCTGGGCCTTTCGGACAGCTTTTCCGACCTGACAACTTTGTCTTCGGACAATCGGGTGCTGGTAACAACTGGGCGAAAGGACATTACACTGAGGGTGCCGAACTTGTCGATTCCGTCCTCGACGTCGTCAGAAAGGAAGCTGAAGGCTGCGATTGTCTTCAAGGGTTCCAGCTAACGCATTCGCTGGGCGGCGGAACAGGATCCGGTATGGGGACGCTACTTATCTCCAAAATCAGGGAAGAGTACCCAGATCGCATCATGAACACGTTCTCAGTCGTCCCCAGCCCTAAAGTTTCAGATACGGTGGTAGAACCTTACAATGCTACGCTATCAGTACATCAGTTGGTGGAGAACACAGATGAGACTTATTGTATTGACAATGAGGCGCTGTATGATATCTGCTTCAGGACTCTGAAGTTAAGCACGCCGACTTATGGAGATTTGAACCATCTAGTATCTGCGACGATGTCCGGGGTGACGACTTGTTTGAGATTCCCTGGGCAGTTAAATGCTGATTTGAGGAAACTAGCAGTCAACATGGTTCCTTTTCCTAGATTGCACTTTTTTATGCCTGGGTTTGCCCCGCTAACGTCACGTGGAAGTCAACAGTACAGAGCTCTGACAGTTCCAGAGCTGACTCAGCAGATGTTTGACGCTAAAAACATGATGGCGGCTTGCGATCCACGCCACGGCCGCTACCTCACCGTGGCCGCCATCTTCCGCGGCCGCATGTCCATGAAGGAAGTGGACGAACAGATGCTCAACATCCAGAATAAGAACAGCACGTATTTCGTGGAATGGATCCCTAATAACGTGAAAACTGCTGTTTGCGACATACCCCCTCGCGGCCTCAAAATGTCTGCTACGTTTATTGGAAATACTACAGCTATTCAAGAGCTTTTCAAGAGAATATCAGAGCAATTCACGGCCATGTTTAGGCGGAAGGCTTTCCTCCACTGGTACACTGGGGAAGGCATGGACGAGATGGAGTTCACGGAAGCGGAGAGCAACATGAACGACCTGGTCTCTGAGTACCAGCAGTACCAGGACGCCACGGCCGATGACGAAGGGGAGTTCGACGAAGATATTGAAGAAGAATAAGTGTTTTGTGTCCGTTTTGTCTAACCGTTTTGTGTTGTCACTGTTACGTCATAAGCAATTGTATTTGTAATAAATCCATTAGAATACTTACTCGTCTTTTCGTAACTTCGGTTGGATGTCTGCAACTGCAACTTTCAGTCCCACATTTGATCTAGGGCCTATagacactccctttggtcgtttCTATACGTCATGCTCCCTGGCAGAACCACATCGTCTTTCGTAAACATTAACATAAGA
This genomic stretch from Leguminivora glycinivorella isolate SPB_JAAS2020 chromosome Z, LegGlyc_1.1, whole genome shotgun sequence harbors:
- the LOC125241720 gene encoding tubulin beta chain-like, which translates into the protein MREIVHIQTGQCGNQIGAKFWEVISDEHGIDPTGAYQGDSDLQLERINVYYNEATGGKYVPRAVLVDLEPGTMDSVRAGPFGQLFRPDNFVFGQSGAGNNWAKGHYTEGAELVDSVLDVVRKEAEGCDCLQGFQLTHSLGGGTGSGMGTLLISKIREEYPDRIMNTFSVVPSPKVSDTVVEPYNATLSVHQLVENTDETYCIDNEALYDICFRTLKLSTPTYGDLNHLVSATMSGVTTCLRFPGQLNADLRKLAVNMVPFPRLHFFMPGFAPLTSRGSQQYRALTVPELTQQMFDAKNMMAACDPRHGRYLTVAAIFRGRMSMKEVDEQMLNIQNKNSTYFVEWIPNNVKTAVCDIPPRGLKMSATFIGNTTAIQELFKRISEQFTAMFRRKAFLHWYTGEGMDEMEFTEAESNMNDLVSEYQQYQDATADDEGEFDEDIEEE